In a genomic window of Acidimicrobiales bacterium:
- a CDS encoding N-carbamoyl-D-amino-acid hydrolase, which translates to MTRSLTIGAAQVGPIQLADTRTMVVERLIGLLREGAEAGCDLVVFPELTLTTFFPRWWVDDLAEADRFYETEMPGPETQPLFDEARRLGVGFHLGYAELTPDGHRYNTAILVERDGTVVGRYRKVHLPGHEDHEPWRAFQHLERYYFEAGDGFDVHGAFGGVVGMAICNDRRWPETYRVLGLQGCELALIGYNTPIHYAPDPDQDRLQGFHNGLVLQSGAYQNGMWVVGVAKAGCEEGCDLLGESAIIAPSGEVRAAAATVGDELVVATADLDLCAKFTETLFDFDRYRRPEVYGRITTQRGPEVPAHVQGALNDQADRKRDEGDRS; encoded by the coding sequence ATGACGCGCTCCCTCACCATCGGGGCCGCCCAGGTCGGCCCCATCCAGTTGGCCGACACCCGAACGATGGTCGTCGAGCGACTCATCGGCCTGCTCCGCGAAGGAGCCGAGGCCGGGTGCGACCTGGTGGTGTTTCCTGAACTCACCCTGACGACCTTCTTTCCGCGGTGGTGGGTCGACGACCTGGCTGAAGCCGACCGGTTCTACGAGACCGAGATGCCCGGCCCCGAGACGCAACCTCTGTTCGATGAGGCCCGTCGCCTCGGCGTGGGCTTCCACCTCGGGTATGCCGAACTCACGCCCGACGGGCACCGCTACAACACGGCGATCCTCGTGGAACGAGACGGCACCGTCGTGGGTCGCTACCGCAAGGTCCACCTCCCCGGCCATGAGGACCATGAGCCTTGGCGGGCCTTCCAGCACCTGGAGCGCTACTACTTCGAGGCCGGCGATGGATTCGACGTGCACGGTGCGTTCGGTGGGGTTGTTGGCATGGCCATCTGCAACGACCGGCGATGGCCTGAGACCTACCGGGTGCTGGGCCTCCAAGGCTGCGAGCTCGCCCTCATCGGCTACAACACGCCGATCCACTACGCCCCCGATCCCGACCAGGACCGTCTTCAGGGCTTCCACAACGGGTTGGTGCTCCAGTCCGGCGCCTACCAGAACGGCATGTGGGTGGTCGGCGTGGCCAAGGCCGGGTGCGAAGAGGGCTGCGACCTGTTGGGCGAGAGCGCCATCATCGCCCCGTCGGGCGAGGTCCGGGCAGCAGCGGCCACGGTGGGCGATGAGTTGGTGGTGGCCACCGCCGACCTGGACCTGTGCGCCAAGTTCACCGAAACACTCTTCGACTTCGACCGGTACCGCCGCCCCGAGGTCTACGGCCGCATCACCACCCAGCGGGGGCCCGAGGTACCTGCTCACGTGCAGGGCGCCC